The DNA window TTTTCCAAAATCAAACTTTGTTGTTCAGCATCTTGGACAAGCCAGCCCTTAGAAGGTATCGTTAAAGATCATCAATTCCTAATGAAATGGATGTAGCAGTTGCTTGCTGGAAACCCAGAGTCTTTACTTGATCTAGGATGTGTGATGTATATGCCATCCCGAAGTGATCTATTAATCGGCTAATAAGTCGTTTAATAGCAGTTCCATCTATCACTTTATTGTGAAATACCAGATTGGCCCGTTCCGCCATAAGTACCTCCATATTCTGCTGAATGGGATTCGACAATGAGTTTGAGTCAATGATTGCAAAACTTCCTTTTCtcgatcttgattttttaggtCAGGAACTATGTCCGAGTTGACTCGGAGAGGTCCGAATTCACACGGGTGTcctataattctttttttatgaaTACCATATTATTAGGTATCATATGAACAAGCTTGAGAAAAACCTTGTATAGCTTCCTCGATTTCTCgataaaaagaaatatgacCAACTGTGGTtcgaatatatatacaaaaagtttgtttttttacacTTCTTACTATCAGATAGTGTGCATAAATCTCATGATAGTTACCAAAAGATTCATAGTGAACTTCGATAGGAACTTCTTTTGAAGCAATAACGCGTTGATCTAATTGCCACCGAAGCCACAAAGGACTATCTAAATTGATTCTTTTCTGCCGATAAGCTCCAATTGCATCATAGGAATTGCAAAAAAGGGTTCTTTCATATACTTATAGTTTGTTTCGTAAATTCTTtcattttgatagttttttCGATTACATGGATTATATCTGTTTGCACAAATACCTCGACGAGTGCCGCTCGTTAATACATAGAGTCCAATCAGCATATCTTGAGTCGGTACAGAAATGGGATCTCCAATAGCTGGAGATAAGAGATTCATATGAGAAAACATAAGTAAACGAGCCTCTGCTTGAGCTTCTAAAGATAAAGGCACATGAACAGCCATTTGATCCCCATCAAAGTCTGCATTGAACCCCTTACAAACTAATGGATGTAAACAAATAGTGCGTCCTTCCACTAAAATGGGTTGGAATGACTGTATGCCTAATCTATGTAGAGTAGGTGCTCTATTCAGTAATACGGGATGCCCCTGCATAACTTCTTGAAGGATTTCCCAGACAATCGGCTTTTTTTCACGAATTTGACTCTTAGCAACTCCTATGTTCGAAGCCAGATGTTGTCTAATTAGACCACGAATTACAAATGTCTGGAAGAGCTCTATTGCTATTTCGCGAGGCAATCCACAGCGATGTAATGAAAGTGAGGGTCCAACGACAATCACCGAACGCCCCGAATAATCGACCCGTTTGCCAAGCAGAGTCTCGCGAAATCTTCCCTCTTTTCCTTCAATTACATCTGAAAATGACTTGTAAACCTTATTATGACCATCCCTCATGGGTTGTCCACGGATTCCATTATCAAGAAGTGTATCCACGGCTTCTTGTACCAATTTTTCCTGACACATTACTAATTCCCCTGGTGTAGATCTACTTGTTGTTAATAGATCAGTAAGAGTATTGTTCCGATAGATAACTCTTCTATAGAGTTCATTAATATCTGAACTCATCAGTTTACCCCCTTCTATCTGAATGATGGGTCTCAACTCGGGAGGCAGAACCGGTAAGAGACATAAAATCATCCATTCCGGTTCTATATTTGTTCGAATAAAATGCTTAGCTAATTCCATACGTCTAACTAAAAAATCTTTTCTTCTTACAATTTTTCGATCTTCCCATTCATTCCCCGTGGGACCTTCTTCTCCTAATTGTTTCCATTCTACCAACGAATTTTCTATAATAATTCGCAAATCTAAATCGGCTAATTGTTCTCGGATAGCACCCGCCCCAGTAGAAATTTCTCGATTTCTAAATATATCGAAACCTTGAGTAGTAAAAAAAAGTGGGATGCTGTATTTCCAGGATTGAATTTcatattcaaatgaacctcgTAATCGTAAGAAAGTAGGTTTTTTCGTTATGGGCCTAGCAAAAGAAAAATTGGGATAGGGTCCACTATATGATCTCCCCCCCTCAAAACCGGACATGAAAGTTTCCTCTCATCCGGCTCAAGTAGTTATATCAAATAAAGATAAAGAAAGGGGTCGCACTTTccaattgtattttataaaatcaagtgAAAACCCAAAAAGAATCTACGCCTTACTCAAGTTCTCAGTGCAAACCAACCACCATTTCATTGATTCAATTAATTCTTCTTTGATTTCTATTTAGATTCTTTAGTGAATTCAAAATTACGAcagaaaaaaatgtcaaattctTGAGTAGTCTACTTCCCTTCGAATGCCGGAATACTTTTTACCTTAAGTGAAAGGAATGCCTTAGAATTCATACGGGATTTATTTGTCTATGTATTGTTCCATTCGATCTTTTAGGTCCTGCGTTACCTCGATGGTTATGCCACAATATTCTTAAAGCTTATATGCGATGTATAGACTTCTCCAACCATGACATATTTGTTTACTTCAATATAAAAAACCAAATTTCTTTTCGTTTAGAAAGATAAGGGAATGCTTAATTCGACAAAAAAAAGGTCTTCTTTTCACGAGGTACGACTATCAATTTGaagtactttttttttactgaatcgACCATAGACCAATCGCCCTTGTTATTTGGGAGTATTGAATACACCCACAAGTCTGAGCTTCATGTTACTCTTTTCAAGAGACATGTCAGATCGAGGGCATCCCAAATTGATTGAAGGGGATGAGAGTTTatcattcttaaaaataaaaatttcgatCAAATCACACATCGCAGTATACTAGACCTTCTAATTCTTTAAGAGGTTTATCTAAAAGATTCGCAATATAACTAGGAAGACGTTTCAAATACCATACATGAGTTACAGGACATGTCAGTTTTATGTATCCCATTTGATATCTTCGTATCCGAGAATCAACAAATTCAACTCCACATTGTTCACAAAATTGCGAGTCTTCTTTTTCATCTCCGATCACTCGATAATTTCCACAAGCGCAAATTCCACTCTTTATAGGCCCAAAAATCCTTTCACAAAATAATCCATCTTTTTCCGGTTTATTGGTTTTGTAATGAAAAGT is part of the Brassica napus cultivar Da-Ae unplaced genomic scaffold, Da-Ae ScsIHWf_2673;HRSCAF=3431, whole genome shotgun sequence genome and encodes:
- the LOC125601876 gene encoding DNA-directed RNA polymerase subunit beta'-like, giving the protein MSGFEGGRSYSGPYPNFSFARPITKKPTFLRLRGSFEYEIQSWKYSIPLFFTTQGFDIFRNREISTGAGAIREQLADLDLRIIIENSLVEWKQLGEEGPTGNEWEDRKIVRRKDFLVRRMELAKHFIRTNIEPEWMILCLLPVLPPELRPIIQIEGGKLMSSDINELYRRVIYRNNTLTDLLTTSRSTPGELVMCQEKLVQEAVDTLLDNGIRGQPMRDGHNKVYKSFSDVIEGKEGRFRETLLGKRVDYSGRSVIVVGPSLSLHRCGLPREIAIELFQTFVIRGLIRQHLASNIGVAKSQIREKKPIVWEILQEVMQGHPVLLNRAPTLHRLGIQSFQPILVEGRTICLHPLVCKGFNADFDGDQMAVHVPLSLEAQAEARLLMFSHMNLLSPAIGDPISVPTQDMLIGLYVLTSGTRRGICANRYNPCNRKNYQNERIYETNYKYMKEPFFAIPMMQLELIGRKESI